A region from the Gossypium hirsutum isolate 1008001.06 chromosome A08, Gossypium_hirsutum_v2.1, whole genome shotgun sequence genome encodes:
- the LOC107929821 gene encoding probable E3 ubiquitin-protein ligase RHY1A — MAGMLPGVECARRRRFHQSGGSSDSSSVAVIGLTRKSSFCLYTSNNETHHSSVSSQQRSILTQTYQDDKLGGVAREAKERLDERLRSQRKSEPKRHSNKEGMKCVDGKSLVQGELRTEVFGSKKSASKRFSWAKLNWKASDQDECAICLERFKVDESLVHPPCAHRFHSRCLVPWLENHAHCPCCRMGILS; from the exons ATGGCTGGCATGCTTCCTGGTGTTGAATGTGCAAGAAGAAGACGGTTCCATCAAAGCGGAGGGTCATCTGATTCGTCAAGTGTGGCAGTGATTGGTTTAACAAGGAAGTCCTCTTTTTGTTTGTATACAAGCAACAACGAAACTCATCACAGCTCTGTTTCTTCACAG CAAAGGAGCATATTAACTCAGACTTATCAAGACGATAAGCTTGGAGGAGTAGCAAGAGAAGCTAAGGAAAGATTAGATGAAAGGCTGAGATCACAAAGAAAGTCAGAACCAAAAAG GCACAGTAACAAAGAAGGTATGAAGTGTGTGGATGGGAAATCTTTGGTTCAAGGAGAGTTGCGTACTGAGGTATTTGGATCAAAGAAGAGTGCTTCGAAGAGGTTCAGTTGGGCAAAGCTGAATTGGAAGGCGTCGGACCAGGATGAGTGCGCAATCTGCTTGGAGAGGTTCAAAGTTGATGAGAGCCTGGTTCATCCCCCGTGCGCACATCGGTTTCATTCGAGGTGCCTAGTCCCATGGCTAGAGAATCATGCTCACTGCCCATGTTGTAGAATGGGAATACTATCTTGA